From Salvia splendens isolate huo1 chromosome 16, SspV2, whole genome shotgun sequence, a single genomic window includes:
- the LOC121771627 gene encoding protein ALP1-like, with the protein RSRKYINRNREEAAARLVRDYFCDNPIWGDTYFRRRFRMRKPLFLHIANTLAAREEFFREGFDAVGRPSHTTLQKCTAAIRQLATGQTADIFDEYLHIGDTTGRMCLLNFCRGVQAAFSDEFLRRPTTEDCQFLLNLHEQVHGFPGMLGSVDCMHWQWKNCPVAWRGSYTSGHKGTHPTVVLEAVADYRLWIWHAYFGVPGSNNDVNVLQQSDLFIEVLDGKAPAINFVANNRRYKMGYYLADGIYPKWPTFLKTCGRPANPKQALFAQKQEAARKDVERAFGVLQARFNIIKAPARSWFMESMVDIMYTCIILHNMIVR; encoded by the coding sequence cgctcccggaagtacatcaatcggaaccgggaggaagccgccgcacggttagtacgcgactacttctgcgataacccgatttggggagatacctacttccgtcgccgttttcgcatgcggaaaccgctatttctccacatagcgaatactttggcggccagggaagagttcttccgagaagggttcgacgcggtcggccgtcccagccacacgacgctgcagaaatgtactgcagccatccggcagcttgcgactggacaaacggccgacatattcgacgaatacctgcacatcggagacaccactgggcgcatgtgcttgctcaacttctgcagaggcgtccaggcagccttcagtgacgaatttctccggaggccaaccacggaggattgtcagttcctcctcaacctgcacgaacaagtgcacggattccccgggatgcttggcagtgtcgattgcatgcactggcaatggaagaattgcccggtggcttggagggggtcctacacgagcggccacaaaggcacccacccaaccgttgtactcgaggccgttgccgactaccggctttggatctggcacgcgtacttcggggttcctggctcgaacaacgacgtaaacgtgctccaacagtccgacctctttatcgaagttttggatggtaaagcgccggccatcaacttcgtcgccaacaaccggcggtataaaatggggtactatctcgccgacggcatctacccgaagtggccgaccttcttgaagacgtgcggcaggcctgcgaacccaaagcaggctctttttgcgcagaagcaggaggctgcgcgcaaggatgtggagagggcgttcggggttctccaagcgcgcttcaacatcatcaaagccccggctcgttcgtggttcatggagagcatggtcgacatcatgtatacgtgcataatcttgcacaacatgattgtccga
- the LOC121770434 gene encoding uncharacterized protein LOC121770434 — MGHAIVGKFSHSTTSTNQVQKMLGNIKFIKGFKWNYINAKHLIIQFEFIEDYAKMLNGPSGTPVWYVDHHPMRVFKWTPDFDSFFETPIAAVWCKVIGVPIHLFEVSTLYAIGNPIQLDHDTTSRKRLYFARICVEIDISKPHTEEVVLDILGKETILKVKWDKIPSYCRECKHVGHSSRNCHAFGKKDTPPANYPNLAYNRRQWNYQAKQPAQSEGQNHTLKNMRELVFEKEKRKQ; from the coding sequence ATGGGGCACGCGATTGttggtaagttctctcactcgaCTACGTCCACTAACCAAGTCCAGAAAATGCTAGGTAATATCAAGTTCATCAAAGGCTTCAAGTGGAACTACATCAATGCTAAGCATCTCATCATCCAATTTGAATTTATCGAGGATTATGCAAAGATGTTGAATGGGCCTAGCGGTACACCGGTATGGTATGTTGATCatcatccgatgagggtgttcaaatggacGCCGGACTTCGACTCATTCTTTGAAACGCCAATTGCAGCAGTTTGGTGCAAAGTGATAGGTGTGCCTATCCATCTATTTGAGGTGTCAACACTATACGCAATCGGCAATCCCATTCAGCTCGATCATGACACGACAAGCAGGAAACGACTATATTTCGCCCGCATTTGTGTGGAAATTGACATATCTAAACCGCATACGGAGGAGGTAGTGCTAGACATTCTCGGGAAAGAGACTATCCTCAAAGTCAAGTGGGACAAAATCCCATCTTATTGTAGGGAGTGCAAGCACGTTGGCCACTCTAGTAGAAACTGTCATGCTTTTGGTAAAAAGGATACTCCACCAGCAAACTACCCCAATCTAGCCTATAATAGGCGGCAATGGAACTACCAGGCTAAGCAACCTGCACAGAGCGAGGGGCAAAATCACACCCTCAAGAATATGAGAGAGCTTGTTTTTGAGAAGGAGAAAAGGAAGCAATAA